In Pseudomonas lalkuanensis, the following are encoded in one genomic region:
- a CDS encoding OmpA family protein: MFTPRRLIIAATVFAMLSGCAQNPYNQQGEVQAPAEGGMSKTAKYGALGALAGAVAGAAINHDNRGKGALIGAAVAGAASAGYGYYVDKQEAELRRSMEGTGVQVQRQGDNINLIMPGNITFATNSADIASNFYTPLNNLATSFKQYDQNNIEVVGHTDSTGSHQYNMNLSQQRAQSVANYLMAQGVNGARVSSRGMGPDQPVATNANEAGRSQNRRVEIKLTPIPGAQAPQQ; encoded by the coding sequence ATGTTCACCCCGCGTCGCCTGATCATCGCCGCTACCGTTTTCGCCATGCTGTCGGGTTGTGCTCAGAACCCCTACAACCAACAGGGTGAAGTCCAGGCTCCCGCCGAAGGCGGCATGAGCAAGACCGCCAAGTACGGTGCCCTGGGCGCCCTGGCGGGTGCCGTAGCGGGCGCCGCGATCAACCATGACAACCGTGGCAAGGGTGCGCTGATCGGTGCCGCCGTAGCGGGAGCTGCCAGCGCGGGCTACGGCTACTACGTCGACAAGCAGGAAGCCGAACTGCGTCGCAGCATGGAAGGCACCGGTGTGCAGGTGCAGCGCCAGGGCGACAACATCAACCTGATCATGCCCGGCAACATCACTTTCGCTACCAATTCGGCGGATATCGCCAGCAACTTCTACACCCCGCTGAACAACCTGGCGACTTCGTTCAAGCAGTACGACCAGAACAACATCGAAGTGGTTGGCCACACCGACAGCACCGGCAGCCACCAATACAACATGAACCTGTCGCAACAGCGCGCCCAGAGCGTGGCCAACTACCTGATGGCCCAGGGCGTCAACGGCGCCCGCGTGAGTTCCCGTGGCATGGGCCCGGACCAGCCGGTTGCGACCAACGCCAACGAAGCGGGCCGTTCGCAGAACCGCCGCGTGGAAATCAAGCTGACCCCCATCCCCGGCGCTCAGGCTCCGCAGCAGTAA
- a CDS encoding MBL fold metallo-hydrolase — translation MTQSTALIRETFPVGPLQCNCTLIGDPVSRKAIVVDPGGNHELILARLEAHGLKLVSIIHTHAHLDHFLASGELKKATGATLHLHKEDQFLWDNLEMQCRMFGVPYKPVPAPDQWLADDEELACGCGVALHTPGHTPGSMSFWFPEAKLLIAGDTLFRRGIGRTDLWGGDYNTIERSIKQRLYSLDEEATVVTGHGPDTRLGDEMRENPFVRA, via the coding sequence ATGACCCAGTCCACCGCCCTGATCCGTGAAACCTTCCCCGTCGGCCCGTTGCAGTGCAACTGCACCCTGATCGGCGATCCGGTCAGCAGGAAGGCCATCGTCGTCGACCCGGGCGGCAACCATGAGCTGATCCTGGCGCGGCTGGAGGCCCATGGGCTGAAGCTGGTCAGCATCATCCACACCCATGCCCACCTGGATCACTTCCTCGCTTCCGGCGAGTTGAAGAAGGCCACCGGTGCGACGCTGCACCTGCACAAGGAAGACCAGTTCCTCTGGGACAACCTGGAAATGCAGTGCCGCATGTTCGGCGTGCCCTACAAGCCGGTGCCGGCTCCCGACCAGTGGCTGGCCGACGACGAGGAGCTTGCCTGTGGTTGCGGGGTGGCCCTGCACACCCCGGGGCACACGCCCGGCTCCATGAGTTTCTGGTTCCCCGAGGCCAAGCTCTTGATCGCCGGTGACACCCTGTTCCGCCGCGGCATCGGCCGAACCGACCTCTGGGGCGGCGACTACAACACCATCGAGCGGTCGATCAAGCAGCGTCTGTACAGCCTGGATGAGGAAGCCACCGTGGTCACCGGCCACGGTCCGGACACGCGCCTGGGCGACGAAATGCGCGAGAATCCGTTTGTGCGGGCCTGA
- a CDS encoding AraC family transcriptional regulator — protein sequence MKQPLTFSAELVPVAYAEALFGLAEELGVAREALFTGARVRPEILGNPNGRLSFLDFNQLAGAALQLCREPALGLVLGQRLNVSTHGILGYAVLSSANLGRALQFALKYYRVLGLAYELELAEQGDCLQLRATESFPMGPLGRFAGEGLLASFFSIARFLVGEELRGQQVGFAHSAPAYAERYAEVFGVPAQFGQPCHWLSLPKAYLERPMALANPATVQMCEQQCEALLATLDVQDALLTRVRRLLLARPGDFPDLDGAARALHTSGRSLRRHLAAMGTSYQQVLDEVRKGLALQYLSATQLPLFEIANLLGFNDPSNFRRAFKKWTGRLPGDYRSGP from the coding sequence ATGAAACAACCCCTGACCTTCTCCGCCGAACTGGTGCCCGTCGCCTATGCCGAAGCCCTGTTCGGGCTGGCCGAGGAGCTGGGCGTGGCGCGCGAGGCGCTGTTCACAGGCGCCAGGGTGCGGCCGGAGATCCTCGGCAATCCGAATGGCCGGCTGTCCTTCCTCGATTTCAACCAGCTCGCCGGCGCCGCCCTGCAACTGTGCCGCGAGCCGGCCCTGGGCCTGGTGCTGGGCCAGCGCCTGAACGTGTCCACCCACGGCATCCTCGGTTACGCGGTGCTTTCCAGCGCCAACCTCGGCCGCGCCCTGCAATTCGCCCTGAAGTACTACCGGGTGCTGGGCCTGGCCTATGAGCTGGAGCTGGCGGAGCAGGGGGATTGCCTGCAACTGCGCGCCACCGAATCCTTCCCCATGGGGCCTCTGGGGCGCTTTGCCGGTGAGGGATTGCTGGCCAGCTTCTTCAGCATCGCCCGCTTCCTGGTGGGCGAAGAACTGCGTGGCCAGCAGGTGGGTTTCGCCCATTCGGCCCCCGCATATGCGGAACGTTATGCGGAGGTGTTCGGCGTACCGGCGCAATTCGGCCAGCCGTGCCACTGGCTGAGCCTGCCCAAGGCTTACCTGGAGCGCCCGATGGCGCTGGCCAACCCGGCCACGGTGCAGATGTGCGAGCAACAGTGCGAGGCGCTGCTGGCCACACTGGACGTGCAGGATGCGCTGCTGACCCGCGTGCGCCGACTGCTCCTGGCGCGCCCTGGCGATTTTCCCGACCTCGACGGCGCCGCCCGCGCCCTGCACACCAGTGGCCGCAGCCTGCGCCGGCACCTGGCGGCCATGGGGACGAGTTATCAACAGGTGCTGGATGAGGTGCGCAAGGGCCTGGCCCTGCAATACCTCAGCGCCACCCAGTTGCCGTTGTTCGAGATCGCCAACCTGCTGGGTTTCAACGACCCCTCCAACTTCCGCCGGGCCTTCAAGAAATGGACGGGCAGGCTGCCGGGCGATTATCGTTCCGGGCCGTGA
- a CDS encoding metal-dependent hydrolase — translation MASTTPEGLVIRPRHMDFEFPDPLPRHWHSGDAFKSHLFDAMSVLFPDGERFFIDSVRQFRDQIEDPVLKEQIRGFIGQEGHHSREHLEYSNRLRDLGYDIGTIERRAQARIRFTQKKFSARRQLAATAALEHITAIMADGLLKNPEYMAGAHPVMARLWRWHALEETEHKAVAFDVYNQVCGSHRMLRRAMLMGTFFFILDTTRGLAHMLKRDGLLWNWRVWRDGLNWMWGRNGIFRPLVGTYLDFFKKGFHPWQHDNLDLLYKTREEFDVAQASAA, via the coding sequence ATGGCCAGCACCACACCCGAAGGATTGGTTATCCGTCCGCGCCACATGGATTTCGAGTTTCCCGATCCGCTGCCCCGCCACTGGCACAGCGGCGACGCCTTCAAGAGCCACCTGTTCGACGCCATGTCGGTGCTTTTCCCTGACGGCGAACGTTTCTTCATCGACTCGGTGCGCCAGTTCCGCGACCAGATCGAGGACCCGGTCCTGAAGGAACAGATCCGCGGCTTCATCGGCCAGGAAGGCCACCACAGCCGCGAACACCTGGAATACAGCAACCGCCTGCGCGACCTCGGCTATGACATCGGCACCATCGAACGCCGTGCCCAGGCGCGCATCCGATTCACCCAGAAGAAGTTCTCCGCCCGCCGCCAGCTGGCCGCCACTGCGGCCCTGGAGCACATCACGGCGATCATGGCCGACGGACTGCTGAAGAATCCGGAATACATGGCCGGCGCCCACCCGGTGATGGCGCGGCTGTGGCGCTGGCACGCACTGGAGGAAACCGAGCACAAGGCGGTGGCCTTCGACGTCTACAACCAGGTCTGCGGCAGCCACCGCATGTTGCGCCGGGCGATGCTGATGGGCACCTTCTTCTTCATCCTCGACACCACCCGCGGCCTGGCCCACATGCTCAAGCGCGACGGCCTGCTGTGGAACTGGCGCGTCTGGCGCGACGGCCTGAACTGGATGTGGGGCCGCAACGGCATCTTCCGCCCGCTGGTCGGCACCTACCTGGACTTCTTCAAGAAGGGCTTCCACCCCTGGCAGCACGACAACCTGGACCTGCTGTACAAGACGCGGGAAGAGTTCGACGTGGCGCAGGCGAGTGCGGCCTGA
- a CDS encoding alpha/beta fold hydrolase produces the protein MSASSLPLSPPLAAGFARLGFGSLPLDRLKARYASADSGSRFIELDGFNVHYRDEGSRDKPALVMIHGVVASLHTWDDWVEAFAPHYRIIRFDVPGFGLTGPKRSGDYSAERMIGILGLLMDYLGVTKASIAGNSLGGFIAWNFALAQPQRVDKLVLIDPAGYQMRKVPWMIAAAALPGATLAMPMWMPRALIAQGIKEVYGEPGRIKPGVVDRYYDITRRPGNRRAMMDIFRVLLKVNQQELGESGRRVAQIKAPTLLMWGEKDRWISPRHVPLWQRDLPGIQVKTYPGVGHIPMEEIPQQSAADAMRFLLG, from the coding sequence ATGTCCGCATCCAGCTTGCCGCTGTCGCCGCCCCTTGCCGCCGGTTTCGCCCGCCTGGGCTTCGGCTCCCTGCCGCTCGACCGCCTCAAGGCGCGCTACGCCAGCGCCGACAGCGGTTCCCGCTTCATCGAGCTGGATGGCTTCAACGTCCACTACCGCGACGAAGGCAGCCGAGACAAACCGGCCCTGGTGATGATCCACGGTGTCGTGGCCTCTCTGCACACCTGGGACGACTGGGTCGAGGCCTTCGCCCCGCACTACCGGATCATCCGCTTCGACGTGCCGGGTTTCGGCCTCACCGGGCCCAAGCGCAGCGGCGACTACTCGGCCGAACGCATGATCGGCATTCTCGGCCTGCTGATGGACTACCTGGGCGTGACCAAGGCCTCCATCGCCGGCAACTCCCTCGGTGGCTTCATCGCCTGGAACTTCGCCCTGGCCCAGCCGCAGCGGGTGGACAAGCTGGTGCTGATCGACCCGGCCGGCTACCAGATGCGCAAGGTGCCCTGGATGATCGCCGCCGCCGCGCTGCCCGGAGCGACCCTGGCCATGCCGATGTGGATGCCGCGCGCCCTGATCGCCCAGGGCATCAAGGAAGTCTATGGCGAGCCCGGACGCATCAAGCCCGGCGTGGTGGACCGCTACTACGACATCACCCGCCGGCCGGGCAACCGCCGGGCGATGATGGACATCTTCCGCGTGCTGCTGAAGGTCAACCAGCAAGAGCTGGGGGAAAGCGGCCGGCGCGTGGCGCAGATCAAGGCGCCGACCCTGTTGATGTGGGGCGAGAAGGACCGCTGGATTTCACCCAGGCACGTACCGCTCTGGCAGCGCGACCTGCCGGGTATCCAGGTGAAGACCTATCCTGGGGTGGGGCATATCCCCATGGAAGAGATTCCGCAGCAGAGCGCGGCGGATGCGATGCGCTTTCTGTTGGGGTGA
- a CDS encoding TetR/AcrR family transcriptional regulator, with amino-acid sequence METSEQGAVRAVFEDLGGFNAVRQQGEGEGPLVGHLLRANIQLAAIPVFARRGIAETTVNDLLDAARVSRRTFYKYFANKMDVLESIYRTAVVLLLARFREMQGDAGSAEAWLRGMVARFFDYHLAVGPIIRLMQEEALRADSPLASHRQRAHEEMGRLLAERLHGEGDERDPLTYRALIWAMEAASLELLAGAASAARIEHAKTVLGDLLISALCRRST; translated from the coding sequence ATGGAAACGAGCGAGCAGGGTGCCGTACGCGCGGTGTTCGAGGACCTGGGTGGCTTCAACGCCGTGCGCCAGCAGGGAGAGGGCGAAGGGCCATTGGTGGGCCACCTGCTGCGGGCCAATATCCAACTGGCGGCCATCCCGGTGTTCGCCCGCAGGGGCATTGCCGAAACCACGGTGAACGACCTGCTGGACGCGGCCAGGGTGTCGCGGCGCACCTTCTACAAATACTTCGCCAACAAGATGGACGTGCTGGAAAGCATCTATCGCACGGCCGTGGTCCTGCTGCTGGCGCGCTTTCGCGAGATGCAGGGCGATGCCGGCAGCGCCGAGGCCTGGTTACGTGGCATGGTGGCGCGCTTCTTCGACTACCACCTGGCCGTGGGGCCCATCATCCGCCTGATGCAGGAAGAAGCGCTGCGTGCCGACTCTCCCCTGGCCAGCCATCGCCAGCGCGCCCACGAGGAAATGGGCCGCCTGCTCGCCGAGCGCCTGCACGGGGAGGGCGACGAACGCGACCCGCTGACCTACCGCGCGCTGATCTGGGCGATGGAAGCAGCGTCCCTGGAACTGCTGGCCGGTGCGGCGTCGGCGGCACGGATCGAACACGCCAAGACCGTCCTTGGCGACCTGCTGATTTCGGCGCTCTGTCGACGCTCAACCTAG
- a CDS encoding LuxR C-terminal-related transcriptional regulator: MTVLTSSRSVTPSAPLADARFFRPPRPAGHVPRPRLCERLADGLEGRLLMLSAPAGFGKSSLAIEFCESLPHGWHSLWLSLSRRDSDPGRFLERLLDGLRQFYPGLGDEAMGHLKMRQRHQPFAFEQWLDGLLDEVAERFDANQPLLLVLDDYHLAQNAVLDRCLQFLLNHLPDGWVLLVTSRQRPDWHLARLRLSRHLLELNEQDLRLTEDECLALLSSQGARLEGEELEGLLQRSEGWVAGLRLWLLSGQDAPAGTGTGQVARGDESLIREYLLEEVIERQPPEVQAFLFETARFERFCAELCDAVRESHDSAAILRHLQAHQMFLVPLDEQGQWFRYHHLFSDLLRTRGTTSLAPSGMHLRACRWFSARGLLDEAVEQALRAGQPDVAASLVQNLSEEQLLANQNIAMLLRWKMDLPDSLLSSTPRLIVLYSLALGLACQLDAAEELAGNLARFLPAPDAAQQRSLLVQWQAISGLIARGRGDIERAEHFCTEALTALSPENYGQRHLCLSLLGNLALVRGDLWRARGLNRDALEMAQRGANPLFESLVHYDRARVLQARGETLRAQAEVQQGLECLRGVDVPRACVARARLMLYQGFLLCMRMQNQAARVSLQAGIAEARACRDISLLIGHCALAALEGREGRFAAAFAQLAEAERLMHIWDVPPVYYLAMITLSKCELWLAQGQLELAEAWLPRLAETYAGEGAAAAPEFHPLLPLCIEQQSAALARAQGKAAEAEARLRALLEKAEGQGIMHVALGARLQLVSLLRAGREREAAALLERALESLESGSLLPYRELLEQHPQWLREQLATHSPDNVRELLELLPGADVVMPVDAGAAEALSSRELAVLQLIAQGCSNQEISDRLFISLHTVKSHARHINSKLGVERRTQAVARAKALGLLR; this comes from the coding sequence ATGACCGTACTGACCAGTTCGCGCTCCGTGACGCCGTCCGCCCCATTGGCGGATGCGCGCTTCTTCCGCCCGCCGCGTCCCGCCGGCCATGTTCCGCGCCCGCGCCTGTGCGAGCGGCTTGCCGATGGTCTCGAAGGCCGCCTGCTGATGCTCAGCGCGCCGGCCGGTTTCGGCAAAAGCTCCCTGGCCATCGAATTCTGCGAAAGCCTGCCCCACGGCTGGCACAGCCTCTGGCTCAGCCTGAGCCGGCGCGACAGTGACCCGGGACGCTTCCTCGAGCGCCTGCTGGACGGCCTGCGCCAGTTCTATCCGGGCCTGGGCGACGAAGCCATGGGGCACCTGAAGATGCGCCAGCGGCACCAGCCGTTCGCCTTCGAGCAGTGGCTGGATGGCCTGCTCGACGAGGTTGCCGAACGCTTCGACGCCAACCAGCCCCTGCTGCTGGTGCTGGACGACTATCACCTGGCGCAGAACGCGGTGCTCGACCGCTGCCTGCAGTTCCTCCTCAACCACCTGCCGGACGGCTGGGTGCTGCTGGTCACCAGCCGCCAGCGTCCGGACTGGCACCTGGCGCGGCTGCGCCTTTCACGTCACCTGCTGGAGCTCAACGAGCAGGACCTGCGCCTGACCGAAGACGAATGCCTGGCGCTGCTCAGCAGCCAGGGCGCAAGGCTCGAGGGCGAAGAGCTGGAAGGCCTGCTGCAGCGCAGCGAAGGCTGGGTCGCGGGCCTGCGCCTGTGGCTGCTCTCCGGCCAGGATGCACCTGCCGGCACTGGCACGGGGCAGGTTGCCCGGGGCGACGAAAGCCTGATTCGTGAATACCTGCTGGAAGAAGTCATCGAGCGGCAGCCACCGGAAGTGCAGGCGTTCCTCTTCGAGACCGCGCGCTTCGAGCGTTTCTGCGCCGAACTCTGCGATGCCGTGCGCGAAAGCCACGACAGCGCCGCCATCCTCCGGCACCTGCAGGCCCACCAGATGTTTCTGGTGCCGCTGGACGAACAGGGCCAGTGGTTCCGCTATCACCACCTGTTCTCCGACCTGCTGCGCACGCGCGGCACCACCAGCCTGGCGCCCTCCGGCATGCACTTGCGGGCCTGCCGCTGGTTCAGCGCGCGCGGCCTGCTGGACGAAGCGGTGGAACAGGCGCTGCGCGCCGGCCAGCCCGATGTGGCGGCCTCGCTGGTGCAGAACCTGTCGGAAGAACAACTGCTGGCCAACCAGAACATCGCCATGCTGCTGCGCTGGAAGATGGACCTGCCCGACAGTCTCCTCTCCAGCACACCACGACTGATCGTGCTCTACAGCCTGGCCCTGGGCCTGGCCTGCCAGCTGGATGCGGCGGAAGAACTGGCCGGCAACCTGGCGCGCTTCCTGCCGGCGCCGGATGCCGCGCAACAGCGCAGCCTGCTGGTGCAATGGCAGGCCATCAGCGGCCTGATCGCCCGCGGTCGTGGCGATATCGAGCGCGCCGAACATTTCTGCACCGAGGCGCTGACTGCGCTGTCGCCGGAGAACTATGGCCAGCGCCACCTGTGCCTTTCCCTGCTGGGGAACCTCGCCCTGGTGCGCGGCGACCTCTGGCGGGCCCGTGGCCTGAACCGCGACGCCCTGGAGATGGCCCAACGCGGCGCCAACCCGCTGTTCGAGTCTCTGGTTCATTACGACCGTGCCCGCGTCCTGCAGGCGCGTGGTGAAACCCTGCGTGCCCAGGCCGAAGTGCAGCAGGGCCTGGAGTGTCTGCGCGGTGTGGATGTGCCCAGGGCCTGTGTGGCCCGTGCACGATTGATGCTCTACCAGGGCTTCCTGCTGTGCATGCGGATGCAGAACCAGGCCGCGCGGGTCAGCCTGCAGGCCGGCATCGCCGAAGCCCGCGCCTGCCGTGACATCAGCCTGTTGATCGGACACTGTGCCCTGGCGGCACTGGAGGGCCGCGAGGGCCGCTTCGCCGCCGCCTTCGCGCAACTGGCCGAGGCCGAGCGATTGATGCACATCTGGGACGTGCCGCCGGTCTATTACCTGGCCATGATCACCCTGTCCAAGTGCGAGCTCTGGCTGGCCCAGGGGCAGCTGGAGCTGGCCGAGGCCTGGCTGCCGCGTCTGGCGGAAACCTATGCCGGCGAAGGCGCCGCCGCCGCGCCCGAATTCCATCCGTTGCTGCCGCTGTGCATCGAGCAGCAATCGGCTGCGCTGGCTCGTGCCCAGGGCAAGGCCGCGGAGGCCGAGGCGCGACTGCGCGCCCTGCTGGAGAAGGCAGAGGGGCAGGGGATCATGCATGTGGCGCTGGGGGCGCGGCTGCAACTCGTGAGCCTGCTCCGCGCCGGCCGCGAGCGAGAGGCCGCGGCGCTGCTCGAACGCGCCCTGGAAAGCCTGGAAAGCGGCTCCCTGCTGCCTTATCGCGAGCTGCTGGAGCAGCACCCGCAATGGCTGCGTGAACAACTGGCGACGCACTCGCCGGACAATGTGCGGGAACTGCTCGAATTGTTGCCCGGCGCCGACGTCGTGATGCCGGTGGATGCGGGCGCCGCCGAGGCACTGAGTTCACGGGAGCTGGCGGTGCTGCAACTGATCGCCCAGGGCTGTTCCAACCAGGAGATCAGCGATCGGCTGTTCATCTCCCTGCACACGGTGAAGAGCCACGCCCGCCACATCAACAGCAAGCTGGGCGTGGAGCGCCGCACCCAGGCCGTGGCCCGGGCCAAGGCCCTGGGCCTACTTCGCTGA
- a CDS encoding DUF1329 domain-containing protein, translating to MKTTKSLLQTGALALSLLATSVMAAVSADEAAKLGSTLTPLGAEKAGNADGSIPEWTGGLSKSAGTADARGFLSDPFASEQPLFTITAQNVDQYKDKLTPGQLAMFKRYPDTYKMPVFKTHRTATVPADVLAATQYNATHTKLVEGGNGLEDFRTANPFPIPQNGLEAIWNHITRYRGGSVRRLVTQATPQPNGSYSLVYFQDEFTFRDKLKDYDASKPSNVLFYFKQRVTAPSRLAGNVLLVHETLNQVKEPRLAWLYNAGQRRVRRAPQVSYDGPGTAADGLRTSDNFDMYNGAPDRYDWKLEGKKEIYIPYNSYKLDGPNLKYADIIKAGHINQDLTRYELHRVWHVVATLKPGERHIYAKRDFYIDEDTWQAAAIDHYDGRGTLWRVAEAHAQYYYNHQVPWYTLESLYDLLSGRYLALGMKNEEKQSYDFSYTAGESDYTPAALRQAGVR from the coding sequence ATGAAAACAACAAAGAGTCTGCTGCAAACCGGCGCGCTGGCGCTCTCCCTGCTGGCCACCAGCGTCATGGCGGCCGTATCCGCCGATGAAGCGGCCAAACTGGGCTCCACCCTGACCCCGCTGGGCGCCGAGAAGGCCGGTAACGCCGATGGTTCCATCCCCGAGTGGACTGGCGGATTGTCGAAGAGTGCCGGCACCGCTGATGCCCGTGGCTTCCTGTCGGACCCCTTCGCCAGTGAGCAGCCGCTGTTCACCATCACCGCGCAGAACGTCGACCAGTACAAGGACAAGCTGACTCCCGGCCAGCTGGCGATGTTCAAGCGCTACCCCGACACCTACAAGATGCCGGTGTTCAAGACCCACCGCACCGCCACCGTTCCGGCGGACGTGCTCGCGGCCACGCAGTACAACGCCACCCACACCAAACTGGTTGAAGGCGGCAACGGCCTGGAAGACTTCCGCACCGCCAACCCCTTCCCGATTCCGCAGAACGGCCTGGAAGCGATCTGGAACCACATCACCCGCTATCGTGGTGGCAGCGTGCGTCGTCTGGTAACCCAGGCGACCCCGCAGCCGAACGGCTCCTACAGCCTGGTGTACTTCCAGGATGAGTTCACCTTCCGCGACAAGCTGAAGGACTACGACGCGAGCAAGCCGAGCAACGTGCTGTTCTACTTCAAGCAGCGGGTGACTGCGCCTTCCCGCCTGGCCGGTAACGTGCTGCTGGTGCACGAGACCCTCAACCAGGTGAAGGAACCGCGCCTGGCCTGGCTCTACAACGCCGGTCAGCGCCGCGTACGCCGTGCTCCGCAGGTGTCCTACGACGGTCCGGGTACCGCCGCCGACGGTCTGCGTACTTCCGACAACTTCGACATGTACAACGGTGCGCCGGACCGCTACGACTGGAAGCTCGAAGGCAAGAAGGAGATCTACATCCCCTACAACAGCTACAAGCTGGATGGTCCGAACCTGAAGTACGCCGACATCATCAAGGCCGGCCACATCAACCAGGACCTGACCCGCTACGAGCTGCACCGCGTGTGGCACGTGGTTGCGACCCTGAAGCCGGGCGAGCGCCACATCTACGCCAAACGTGACTTCTACATTGACGAGGACACCTGGCAGGCCGCCGCCATCGACCACTACGACGGTCGTGGCACCCTGTGGCGCGTCGCCGAGGCCCATGCCCAGTACTACTACAACCACCAGGTGCCGTGGTACACGCTGGAAAGCCTCTACGACCTGCTGTCTGGCCGCTACCTGGCGCTGGGCATGAAGAACGAGGAGAAACAGTCCTACGACTTCAGCTACACCGCTGGCGAAAGCGATTACACCCCGGCGGCCCTGCGCCAGGCGGGCGTTCGCTGA
- a CDS encoding DUF1302 domain-containing protein, which yields MTTTTTFWRLAKLPLAVSLASTLAAPAFGVTFNIGEIEGQFDSSLSVGASWSMRGADKDLIGVNNGGDGLSQTSDDSHLNFKKGETFSKIFKGIHDLELKYGDTGVFVRGKYWYDFELKDESRPFKDIDDSGRKEGAKSSGAQLLDAFVYHNYNIADLPGSVRLGKQVVSWGESTFIGNSINSINPIDVSAFRRPGAEIKEGLIPVNMFYVSQSLTDNLSAEAFYQLEWDQTVVDNCGTFFAQPDVIADGCDQNLAVLRTQSQLANSLGRISPVVQRVLRNNGVTWGNPDEGVIVRRGADRDADDDGQYGMAFRYFAEELDTEFGAYYMNYHSRAPIFSGSAAPASTFGLFAPGNPRGFGPQLAQALAQAGVPGAAAIAGQLTPQLAPLVVAGNSQYFVEYPEDIHLFGLSFSTTLPTGTAWSGEFSYRPNAPVQLNTTDILFAGLTPLNPSVSVLRGSPGTDLHGYRRKEISQFQTTFTHFFDQVMGASRLTLVGEIGVVHTGGLESTSKARYGRDPVFGPGPLPNNQCVALNISTLGSATAENVSKYCEDDGFVTSTAWGYRMRAVWDYNDVFAGINLKPNIAWSHDVDGYGPNGLFTEDAKAVSLGLDAEYQNTYTASLSYTDFFGGKYNTLIDRDFLALSFGVNF from the coding sequence ATGACAACAACCACAACGTTCTGGCGCCTGGCAAAACTGCCACTGGCCGTCAGCCTCGCTTCCACGCTTGCAGCTCCGGCATTCGGCGTGACGTTCAACATCGGTGAAATCGAAGGTCAATTCGACTCTTCGCTGTCCGTGGGGGCCAGTTGGTCGATGCGGGGAGCCGACAAGGACCTGATCGGCGTCAACAACGGTGGGGATGGTCTGTCCCAGACCTCCGACGACTCTCACCTGAACTTCAAGAAGGGCGAAACCTTCTCGAAGATCTTCAAGGGCATCCATGACCTCGAGCTGAAGTACGGCGATACCGGCGTCTTCGTGCGCGGCAAGTACTGGTACGACTTCGAGCTGAAGGACGAGAGCCGTCCGTTCAAGGACATCGACGACAGCGGCCGCAAGGAAGGCGCCAAGTCCTCCGGCGCACAACTGCTCGACGCCTTCGTCTACCACAACTACAACATCGCCGACCTGCCGGGCAGCGTGCGCCTGGGCAAGCAGGTGGTGAGCTGGGGTGAAAGCACCTTCATCGGCAACAGCATCAACTCGATCAACCCGATCGACGTGTCCGCGTTCCGCCGTCCCGGCGCCGAGATCAAGGAAGGCCTGATCCCGGTCAACATGTTCTATGTGTCCCAGAGCCTGACCGACAACCTGTCCGCCGAGGCCTTCTACCAGCTGGAGTGGGACCAGACGGTCGTCGACAACTGCGGCACCTTCTTCGCCCAGCCCGACGTGATCGCCGATGGCTGTGACCAGAACCTGGCCGTCCTGCGCACCCAGTCCCAACTGGCCAACTCGCTGGGGCGTATCTCGCCCGTCGTGCAGCGTGTGCTGCGCAATAACGGCGTCACCTGGGGCAATCCGGACGAGGGCGTGATCGTCCGTCGCGGGGCTGACCGTGACGCCGATGACGATGGCCAGTACGGCATGGCGTTCCGCTATTTCGCCGAGGAGCTGGACACCGAGTTCGGCGCCTATTACATGAACTATCACAGCCGTGCCCCGATCTTCAGTGGATCGGCTGCGCCCGCCAGCACCTTCGGCCTGTTTGCGCCCGGCAACCCGCGTGGCTTCGGCCCGCAACTGGCCCAGGCCCTGGCACAGGCCGGGGTACCCGGTGCGGCCGCGATTGCTGGCCAACTCACCCCACAGCTGGCGCCCCTGGTCGTTGCGGGTAATTCCCAGTACTTCGTCGAGTATCCGGAAGACATCCACCTCTTCGGCCTGAGCTTCTCCACTACGCTGCCCACTGGCACGGCCTGGAGCGGCGAGTTCAGCTACCGGCCCAATGCCCCGGTGCAGCTCAACACCACCGATATCCTGTTCGCTGGCCTGACTCCGCTGAACCCCAGCGTTTCGGTGCTGAGAGGCTCCCCGGGCACTGACCTGCATGGCTACCGCCGTAAGGAGATCAGCCAGTTCCAGACCACCTTCACCCATTTCTTCGATCAGGTCATGGGTGCCAGCCGCCTGACCCTGGTGGGTGAGATTGGTGTGGTTCACACTGGCGGCCTGGAAAGCACCAGCAAGGCGCGTTATGGCCGCGACCCGGTCTTCGGCCCCGGCCCGCTGCCGAACAACCAGTGCGTGGCGCTCAATATCAGCACCCTGGGCAGCGCTACAGCTGAAAACGTCAGCAAGTACTGCGAAGACGACGGCTTCGTCACCAGCACCGCCTGGGGTTATCGCATGCGCGCTGTGTGGGACTACAACGACGTGTTCGCCGGCATCAACCTGAAGCCGAACATTGCCTGGTCCCATGACGTCGACGGCTACGGCCCGAACGGCCTGTTCACCGAAGACGCCAAGGCCGTGAGCCTGGGTCTGGATGCCGAGTACCAGAACACCTACACCGCCAGCCTGTCCTACACCGACTTCTTCGGTGGCAAGTACAACACCCTGATCGACCGCGATTTCCTCGCGCTCAGCTTCGGCGTGAACTTCTAA